One window from the genome of Nicotiana sylvestris chromosome 9, ASM39365v2, whole genome shotgun sequence encodes:
- the LOC138877480 gene encoding uncharacterized protein — MLVKCPHHGILDQMLGQRFYMGLADNLKANVDISVGGAFFSKTFTECKVLLDKMSQNSGWMTRGTTLAPMVHSVPLDPNNSQAENMDTLLTQMSILTKKIDEMGTKQSGEGENQGAKEDMNYVNNFEGQRQGGQQWRAAPNQQYRPNMPQPGGIQAQGQMVPYHPRQQGYPQQNQQQLTYQPPPQQQENNMVEIRGMLQQLIGTNSKMQEKLAVHDSAIKNIETQLGQLSMALNNHPQGTLPADTNINPKEQNPNQLMAVSLRNGRDLDKEQEVAQASKETMPATPIQLEVDEPTNLTEVVVEQGQDEKGKAKKPNRENPASSAQRVIPAPFPQRLVKQNKEDQYKKFMEMLHQIQLNIPLMDALREMPGYAKIMKDLMSRKFDFQDLSTALCDLEASINLMPLAVYTKLGIGRARPTLMLLQLADRTVKKPTGILDDVLVQVGKFVFHADFVILDCQVDEEIPII, encoded by the exons ATGTTGGTGAAGTGTCCTCACCATGGCATTCTAGACCAGATGCTTGGCCAGAGATTCTACATGGGATTAGCTGATAATCTAAAGGCTAATGTGGATATTTCAGTTGGAGGTGCATTTTTTAGTAAGACATTCACCGAGTGCAAGGtccttcttgacaagatgtcccagaATTCGGGATGGATGACTAGAGGTACAACACTGGCACCCATGGTGCATTCAGTGCCCCTTGACCCAAATAATTCACAGGCGGAGAACATGGACACACTTCTAACCCAGATGAGTATTTTGACAAAGAAGATAGATGAGATGGGTACCAAACAG AGCGGAGAAGGTGAAAATCAAGGGGCAAaggaagatatgaattatgttaaCAACTTTGAGGGTCAGAGACAAGGAGGACAACAGTGGAGAGCGGCACCAAATCAGCAATACAGACCCAACATGCCTCAGCCTGGGGGCATACAAGCTCAAGGCCAAATGGTGCCATACCACCCGAGACAACAAGGCTACCCACAGCAGAACCAGCAACAGTTGACATATCAGCCACCTCCTCAGCAGCAAGAAAACAACATGGTAGAGATCAGGGGGATGCTCCAGCAACTCATTGGAACAAATAGTAAGATGCAAGAAAAGTTGGCAGTACATGATTCAGCTATAAAGAACATCGAAACTCAGTTGGGGCAGTTGTCTATGGCTTTAAACAATCACCCTCAGGGAACATTGCCAGCGGATACAAATATTAACCCTAAGGAGCAAAACCCGAATCAGCTAATGGCTGTAAGTCTTCGAaatgggagagatttagacaaAGAGCAGGAGGTTGCACAAGCCAGCAAGGAGACTATGCCAGCCACGCCAATTCAACTAGAGGTAGATGAACCAACAAATCTGACTGAAGTGGTAGTTGAACAGGGTCAAGATGAAAAGGGTAAGGCTAAG AAACCCAACAGAGAGAACCCAGCAAGcagtgcacaaagggtgatacctgcaccattccctcagagactggtaaaacaaaataaggaagatcaatacaagaaattcatggagatgctgcatcaaattcagttgaatattccttTGATGGATGCCTTGAGGGAGATGCCAGGTTATGCAAAGATAATGAAAGACCTAATGTCACGgaagtttgattttcaggatcTATCCACA gcattatgtgatttggaagctagcataaatttgatgcctctgGCTGTATACACCAAACTGGGCATTGGCAGAGCTAGACCGACTTTGATGCTGCTGCAGCTGGCTGACCGCACGGTAAAAAAACCTACAGGGATTCTTGATGATGTATTAGTGCAAGTGGGGAAATTCGTGTTCCATGCAGACTTTGTTATTCTGGATTGTCAGGTAGATGAGGAGATACCTATCATTTAG